The following coding sequences lie in one Ostrinia nubilalis chromosome 2, ilOstNubi1.1, whole genome shotgun sequence genomic window:
- the LOC135080729 gene encoding choline transporter-like 2 isoform X3: MGCCGDCCVPPKESREPIKYDPDFKGPIHNRSCTDIFWLILFLLFLGVWGFVGYYGIKNGDVQKLLAPIDTKGRRCGLDSGLVDKKNLVFFNIARCLQPGTPITGCPTQQVCVKECPSKTVIFETEMTEATFPSLKQYMVCTDEVNINDMTYSQARDYMRDEKCASYVLRSTPVVGRCLIMNVTEAIEVVDTIREATEALGLSTQEVANQISGLVNFDQLSSQIVQDLVQSRWYMAGALVAVVVICFVYILLLRWVVTPVVWASIAALHGALGFSLYLCYQNYAYYRANPVSLHQTTNIKGYAESLLTKQETWMVLLVIIAVVLVILLLLVIFLRKRITIAIALIREGSKAIISIKTTVFFPILPCILQCAVIAYGVIVLMYIMSMGESAFRIVNLKNDTNCNCKGVYTEDYVSCNPLQFSISCSDASGHACNLATCHFTGLDGPTSVVYLHLANLLGFFWTMFFISGVSDMMLASTFSTWYWTFHKKDLPFFTLTAGICRTLRYHLGTVALGALIIAIVRIIRVILEYIDHKLKKFDNPFTRCVLCCCKCFFWCLENFLKFINKNAYIMCAVHGKNFCKSARDAFSLLMRNIIRVVVLDKVTDFIFFLSKLVISIGVGFAVYYLLQWNYVYEVTQGERLHYNYIPAIILSIATYLISTIFFSVYSMAVDTLFLCFLEDCERNDGSPEKPYFMSKNLMRILGKRNKIE, translated from the exons ATGGGGTGTTGTGGTGATTGCTGTGTTCCGCCGAAAGAATCTA GGGAGCCGATAAAATACGATCCAGACTTCAAAGGGCCTATCCACAATAGGTCCTGCACAGATATATTCTGGCTCATACTTTTCTTACTCTTTCTCGGAGTATGGGGTTTCGTCGGCTACTACG GTATAAAAAACGGCGACGTCCAGAAGTTACTAGCCCCAATCGACACCAAGGGCCGTCGCTGTGGACTGGACTCGGGTCTGGTGGATAAGAAAAACTtggtattttttaacatagcaAGATGCCTGCAACCCGGAACGCCCATCACTGGTTGTCCTACTCAACAG GTGTGTGTAAAGGAATGCCCGTCTAAAACAGTAATCTTCGAGACCGAGATGACAGAGGCGACGTTCCCTTCTTTGAAACAGTACATGGTCTGCACCGATGAAGTAAACATAAACGACATGACCTACAGCCAAGCTAGAGACTATATGAGGGACGAAAAATGCGCCAGTTATGTTCTGCGAAGCACACCAG TCGTGGGAAGGTGTTTGATCATGAACGTCACCGAAGCCATCGAGGTGGTGGACACAATCCGAGAGGCAACCGAAGCTCTTGGACTCAGCACACAAGAGGTGGCAAATCAGATCAGCGGTCTAGTAAATTTCGATCAG CTGTCGTCGCAGATAGTACAGGACTTGGTGCAGTCCCGCTGGTACATGGCGGGCGCGCTGGTGGCCGTGGTCGTCATCTGCTTCGTCTACATTCTGCTGTTACGCTGGGTGGTCACCCCCGTGGTCTGGGCATCCATAGCTGCCCTTCATGGGGCACTTGGTTTTT CATTATATCTGTGTTACCAGAACTACGCATATTATCGCGCAAACCCTGTTAGCCTCCACCAGACCACCAACATCAAGGGCTACGCGGAATCCTTGTTGACAAAACAGGAGACGTGGATGGTCCTTCTTGTAATCATTGCAGTTGTACTCGTCATACTGTTACTATTGGTCATATTTTTGAGGAAGCGAATCACAATAGCTATAGCCCTTATACGTGAAGGAAGCAA GGCCATAATATCTATCAAAACTACGGTATTCTTCCCAATACTGCCTTGCATTCTGCAGTGCGCCGTCATTGCATACGGAGTAATCGTGCTCATGTATATCATGTCAATGGGAGAATCTGCTTTCCGTATTGTGAACCTCAAAAATGATACCAATTGCAACTGCAAAGGAGTATACACGGAA GATTACGTCTCATGCAATCCACTGCAATTCAGCATAAGCTGCAGCGACGCCAGTGGCCACGCTTGCAATCTCGCCACCTGCCATTTCACCGGCCTGGACGGTCCTACGAGCGTCGTATATTTGCATC tTGCCAATTTGTTGGGATTCTTCTGGACGATGTTCTTCATCAGCGGCGTGTCGGACATGATGCTCGCGAGCACTTTCTCCACGTGGTACTGGACGTTCCATAAGAAAGACCTTCCATTCTTCACGCTCACGGCTGGGATCTGTAGGACATTGCG CTACCACTTGGGTACAGTGGCATTGGGTGCGCTGATCATAGCAATAGTACGAATCATCCGTGTCATACTGGAGTACATCGACCACAAACTGAAGAAATTTGACAATCCTTTCACTCGTTGCGTCCTATGCTGCTGCAAATGTTTCTTCTGGTGCTTGGAAAATTTCCTCAAGTTTATCAATAAGAATGCGTATATTATGTGCGCTGTACACGGGAAAAACTTCTGTAAGAGTGCACGAGATGCATTTTCGTTGCTAATGAGGAATATCATAAGAGTTGTGGTCTTAGACAAG GTCACAGACTTCATATTCTTTTTGTCAAAACTGGTGATCTCAATCGGCGTCGGCTTCGCCGTGTATTACCTCCTGCAGTGGAACTACGTGTACGAGGTGACGCAGGGCGAGCGGCTCCACTACAACTACATTCCAGCCATCATATTGAGCATAGCCACATACCTCATCAGTACTATATTCTTCAGTGTATACTCTATGGCAGTAGACACATTGTTCCTCTGTTTCC
- the LOC135080729 gene encoding choline transporter-like 2 isoform X2, whose translation MGKDHGEPIKYDPDFKGPIHNRSCTDIFWLILFLLFLGVWGFVGYYGIKNGDVQKLLAPIDTKGRRCGLDSGLVDKKNLVFFNIARCLQPGTPITGCPTQQVCVKECPSKTVIFETEMTEATFPSLKQYMVCTDEVNINDMTYSQARDYMRDEKCASYVLRSTPVLSRCIGDLSTMPQCKSASTTASPWASSGAGGTCVRNPKVAQETLLNSATALDSYVGWIAASWVTFFTRNERDTHVLSSQIVQDLVQSRWYMAGALVAVVVICFVYILLLRWVVTPVVWASIAALHGALGFSLYLCYQNYAYYRANPVSLHQTTNIKGYAESLLTKQETWMVLLVIIAVVLVILLLLVIFLRKRITIAIALIREGSKAIISIKTTVFFPILPCILQCAVIAYGVIVLMYIMSMGESAFRIVNLKNDTNCNCKGVYTEDYVSCNPLQFSISCSDASGHACNLATCHFTGLDGPTSVVYLHLANLLGFFWTMFFISGVSDMMLASTFSTWYWTFHKKDLPFFTLTAGICRTLRYHLGTVALGALIIAIVRIIRVILEYIDHKLKKFDNPFTRCVLCCCKCFFWCLENFLKFINKNAYIMCAVHGKNFCKSARDAFSLLMRNIIRVVVLDKVTDFIFFLSKLVISIGVGFAVYYLLQWNYVYEVTQGERLHYNYIPAIILSIATYLISTIFFSVYSMAVDTLFLCFLEDCERNDGSPEKPYFMSKNLMRILGKRNKIE comes from the exons atgggAAAAGATCATG GGGAGCCGATAAAATACGATCCAGACTTCAAAGGGCCTATCCACAATAGGTCCTGCACAGATATATTCTGGCTCATACTTTTCTTACTCTTTCTCGGAGTATGGGGTTTCGTCGGCTACTACG GTATAAAAAACGGCGACGTCCAGAAGTTACTAGCCCCAATCGACACCAAGGGCCGTCGCTGTGGACTGGACTCGGGTCTGGTGGATAAGAAAAACTtggtattttttaacatagcaAGATGCCTGCAACCCGGAACGCCCATCACTGGTTGTCCTACTCAACAG GTGTGTGTAAAGGAATGCCCGTCTAAAACAGTAATCTTCGAGACCGAGATGACAGAGGCGACGTTCCCTTCTTTGAAACAGTACATGGTCTGCACCGATGAAGTAAACATAAACGACATGACCTACAGCCAAGCTAGAGACTATATGAGGGACGAAAAATGCGCCAGTTATGTTCTGCGAAGCACACCAG TTTTGTCCCGCTGCATCGGCGACCTTTCGACGATGCCTCAATGTAAGAGCGCGAGCACCACGGCCAGTCCGTGGGCCTCGAGTGGGGCGGGCGGGACGTGCGTGAGGAACCCGAAGGTGGCGCAGGAGACGCTGCTTAACAGCGCCACCGCCCTCGACTCGTACGTGGGCTGGATCGCGGCGAGCTGGGTGACCTTCTTCACCAGGAACGAACGTGACACCCATGTC CTGTCGTCGCAGATAGTACAGGACTTGGTGCAGTCCCGCTGGTACATGGCGGGCGCGCTGGTGGCCGTGGTCGTCATCTGCTTCGTCTACATTCTGCTGTTACGCTGGGTGGTCACCCCCGTGGTCTGGGCATCCATAGCTGCCCTTCATGGGGCACTTGGTTTTT CATTATATCTGTGTTACCAGAACTACGCATATTATCGCGCAAACCCTGTTAGCCTCCACCAGACCACCAACATCAAGGGCTACGCGGAATCCTTGTTGACAAAACAGGAGACGTGGATGGTCCTTCTTGTAATCATTGCAGTTGTACTCGTCATACTGTTACTATTGGTCATATTTTTGAGGAAGCGAATCACAATAGCTATAGCCCTTATACGTGAAGGAAGCAA GGCCATAATATCTATCAAAACTACGGTATTCTTCCCAATACTGCCTTGCATTCTGCAGTGCGCCGTCATTGCATACGGAGTAATCGTGCTCATGTATATCATGTCAATGGGAGAATCTGCTTTCCGTATTGTGAACCTCAAAAATGATACCAATTGCAACTGCAAAGGAGTATACACGGAA GATTACGTCTCATGCAATCCACTGCAATTCAGCATAAGCTGCAGCGACGCCAGTGGCCACGCTTGCAATCTCGCCACCTGCCATTTCACCGGCCTGGACGGTCCTACGAGCGTCGTATATTTGCATC tTGCCAATTTGTTGGGATTCTTCTGGACGATGTTCTTCATCAGCGGCGTGTCGGACATGATGCTCGCGAGCACTTTCTCCACGTGGTACTGGACGTTCCATAAGAAAGACCTTCCATTCTTCACGCTCACGGCTGGGATCTGTAGGACATTGCG CTACCACTTGGGTACAGTGGCATTGGGTGCGCTGATCATAGCAATAGTACGAATCATCCGTGTCATACTGGAGTACATCGACCACAAACTGAAGAAATTTGACAATCCTTTCACTCGTTGCGTCCTATGCTGCTGCAAATGTTTCTTCTGGTGCTTGGAAAATTTCCTCAAGTTTATCAATAAGAATGCGTATATTATGTGCGCTGTACACGGGAAAAACTTCTGTAAGAGTGCACGAGATGCATTTTCGTTGCTAATGAGGAATATCATAAGAGTTGTGGTCTTAGACAAG GTCACAGACTTCATATTCTTTTTGTCAAAACTGGTGATCTCAATCGGCGTCGGCTTCGCCGTGTATTACCTCCTGCAGTGGAACTACGTGTACGAGGTGACGCAGGGCGAGCGGCTCCACTACAACTACATTCCAGCCATCATATTGAGCATAGCCACATACCTCATCAGTACTATATTCTTCAGTGTATACTCTATGGCAGTAGACACATTGTTCCTCTGTTTCC
- the LOC135080729 gene encoding choline transporter-like 2 isoform X1, translated as MGCCGDCCVPPKESREPIKYDPDFKGPIHNRSCTDIFWLILFLLFLGVWGFVGYYGIKNGDVQKLLAPIDTKGRRCGLDSGLVDKKNLVFFNIARCLQPGTPITGCPTQQVCVKECPSKTVIFETEMTEATFPSLKQYMVCTDEVNINDMTYSQARDYMRDEKCASYVLRSTPVLSRCIGDLSTMPQCKSASTTASPWASSGAGGTCVRNPKVAQETLLNSATALDSYVGWIAASWVTFFTRNERDTHVLSSQIVQDLVQSRWYMAGALVAVVVICFVYILLLRWVVTPVVWASIAALHGALGFSLYLCYQNYAYYRANPVSLHQTTNIKGYAESLLTKQETWMVLLVIIAVVLVILLLLVIFLRKRITIAIALIREGSKAIISIKTTVFFPILPCILQCAVIAYGVIVLMYIMSMGESAFRIVNLKNDTNCNCKGVYTEDYVSCNPLQFSISCSDASGHACNLATCHFTGLDGPTSVVYLHLANLLGFFWTMFFISGVSDMMLASTFSTWYWTFHKKDLPFFTLTAGICRTLRYHLGTVALGALIIAIVRIIRVILEYIDHKLKKFDNPFTRCVLCCCKCFFWCLENFLKFINKNAYIMCAVHGKNFCKSARDAFSLLMRNIIRVVVLDKVTDFIFFLSKLVISIGVGFAVYYLLQWNYVYEVTQGERLHYNYIPAIILSIATYLISTIFFSVYSMAVDTLFLCFLEDCERNDGSPEKPYFMSKNLMRILGKRNKIE; from the exons ATGGGGTGTTGTGGTGATTGCTGTGTTCCGCCGAAAGAATCTA GGGAGCCGATAAAATACGATCCAGACTTCAAAGGGCCTATCCACAATAGGTCCTGCACAGATATATTCTGGCTCATACTTTTCTTACTCTTTCTCGGAGTATGGGGTTTCGTCGGCTACTACG GTATAAAAAACGGCGACGTCCAGAAGTTACTAGCCCCAATCGACACCAAGGGCCGTCGCTGTGGACTGGACTCGGGTCTGGTGGATAAGAAAAACTtggtattttttaacatagcaAGATGCCTGCAACCCGGAACGCCCATCACTGGTTGTCCTACTCAACAG GTGTGTGTAAAGGAATGCCCGTCTAAAACAGTAATCTTCGAGACCGAGATGACAGAGGCGACGTTCCCTTCTTTGAAACAGTACATGGTCTGCACCGATGAAGTAAACATAAACGACATGACCTACAGCCAAGCTAGAGACTATATGAGGGACGAAAAATGCGCCAGTTATGTTCTGCGAAGCACACCAG TTTTGTCCCGCTGCATCGGCGACCTTTCGACGATGCCTCAATGTAAGAGCGCGAGCACCACGGCCAGTCCGTGGGCCTCGAGTGGGGCGGGCGGGACGTGCGTGAGGAACCCGAAGGTGGCGCAGGAGACGCTGCTTAACAGCGCCACCGCCCTCGACTCGTACGTGGGCTGGATCGCGGCGAGCTGGGTGACCTTCTTCACCAGGAACGAACGTGACACCCATGTC CTGTCGTCGCAGATAGTACAGGACTTGGTGCAGTCCCGCTGGTACATGGCGGGCGCGCTGGTGGCCGTGGTCGTCATCTGCTTCGTCTACATTCTGCTGTTACGCTGGGTGGTCACCCCCGTGGTCTGGGCATCCATAGCTGCCCTTCATGGGGCACTTGGTTTTT CATTATATCTGTGTTACCAGAACTACGCATATTATCGCGCAAACCCTGTTAGCCTCCACCAGACCACCAACATCAAGGGCTACGCGGAATCCTTGTTGACAAAACAGGAGACGTGGATGGTCCTTCTTGTAATCATTGCAGTTGTACTCGTCATACTGTTACTATTGGTCATATTTTTGAGGAAGCGAATCACAATAGCTATAGCCCTTATACGTGAAGGAAGCAA GGCCATAATATCTATCAAAACTACGGTATTCTTCCCAATACTGCCTTGCATTCTGCAGTGCGCCGTCATTGCATACGGAGTAATCGTGCTCATGTATATCATGTCAATGGGAGAATCTGCTTTCCGTATTGTGAACCTCAAAAATGATACCAATTGCAACTGCAAAGGAGTATACACGGAA GATTACGTCTCATGCAATCCACTGCAATTCAGCATAAGCTGCAGCGACGCCAGTGGCCACGCTTGCAATCTCGCCACCTGCCATTTCACCGGCCTGGACGGTCCTACGAGCGTCGTATATTTGCATC tTGCCAATTTGTTGGGATTCTTCTGGACGATGTTCTTCATCAGCGGCGTGTCGGACATGATGCTCGCGAGCACTTTCTCCACGTGGTACTGGACGTTCCATAAGAAAGACCTTCCATTCTTCACGCTCACGGCTGGGATCTGTAGGACATTGCG CTACCACTTGGGTACAGTGGCATTGGGTGCGCTGATCATAGCAATAGTACGAATCATCCGTGTCATACTGGAGTACATCGACCACAAACTGAAGAAATTTGACAATCCTTTCACTCGTTGCGTCCTATGCTGCTGCAAATGTTTCTTCTGGTGCTTGGAAAATTTCCTCAAGTTTATCAATAAGAATGCGTATATTATGTGCGCTGTACACGGGAAAAACTTCTGTAAGAGTGCACGAGATGCATTTTCGTTGCTAATGAGGAATATCATAAGAGTTGTGGTCTTAGACAAG GTCACAGACTTCATATTCTTTTTGTCAAAACTGGTGATCTCAATCGGCGTCGGCTTCGCCGTGTATTACCTCCTGCAGTGGAACTACGTGTACGAGGTGACGCAGGGCGAGCGGCTCCACTACAACTACATTCCAGCCATCATATTGAGCATAGCCACATACCTCATCAGTACTATATTCTTCAGTGTATACTCTATGGCAGTAGACACATTGTTCCTCTGTTTCC